A part of Rattus rattus isolate New Zealand chromosome 4, Rrattus_CSIRO_v1, whole genome shotgun sequence genomic DNA contains:
- the Tbcc gene encoding tubulin-specific chaperone C produces MEGVDCSVALADAAAGSPRDLSLVPERLQRREQERQMEVERRKQKRQDQEVEEEKSGFFAAAFARERAAAEELLQGEASAERLEEAANRLQALRKLLNDSVLFLAAYDLRQGQAALAQLQAVLTERRQELQPKKRFAFKARKKDAAGTAQVDAAPVTSAAPSPPLTKEEGSPGTSWACGFSNLESQDLEKRAEELHQRDILLSDLINCTVTLYGNPNTLRLAKARGCKVLCGPVTTSVFLEDCRDCILAVACQQLRVHTTKDTRIFLQVTSRAIVEDCSGIQFAPYIWSYPGIDKDFQDSGLDRSKNNWNQVDDFNWLAQNVPSPNWSILPEEDRDIQWD; encoded by the coding sequence ATGGAGGGAGTGGACTGCTCGGTGGCTCTGGCGGACGCTGCCGCCGGGTCCCCGCGGGATCTGAGCCTGGTACCCGAGCGACTTCAGAGGCGCGAGCAGGAGCGACAGATGGAGGTGGAGAGGCGCAAGCAGAAGCGGCAGGaccaggaggtggaggaggagaagagcgGCTTCTTCGCTGCCGCCTTCGCCCGGGAGCGCGCGGCAGCCGAGGAGCTGCTGCAGGGCGAGGCGTCGGCCGAGCGGCTGGAAGAGGCGGCCAACCGGCTCCAGGCGCTGCGGAAACTCTTGAACGACTCGGTTCTGTTCCTCGCTGCCTACGACCTGCGGCAGGGCCAGGCGGCGCTGGCGCAGCTGCAGGCGGTCCTAACGGAACGGCGCCAGGAGCTGCAGCCCAAGAAGCGCTTCGCCTTCAAGGCTCGAAAGAAGGATGCTGCCGGGACTGCCCAGGTAGATGCCGCACCCGTCACCTCGGCggccccttctcctcccttgaCCAAGGAGGAGGGATCTCCCGGGACCAGCTGGGCCTGTGGCTTCTCCAACCTGGAATCCCAAGATCTGGAGAAGAGAGCGGAGGAGCTGCACCAGCGTGACATTCTTTTGAGCGACCTGATCAACTGCACTGTCACACTGTATGGCAATCCCAACACCTTGCGGTTGGCAAAGGCCCGCGGCTGCAAGGTGCTCTGCGGCCCAGTGACCACCTCTGTGTTCCTGGAGGACTGTCGAGATTGCATCCTGGCTGTGGCTTGCCAGCAGCTCCGCGTACACACTACCAAAGACACCCGCATCTTCTTGCAGGTGACCAGCAGGGCCATCGTAGAGGACTGCAGCGGCATCCAGTTTGCTCCTTACATCTGGAGCTACCCTGGGATCGACAAGGACTTCCAGGACTCCGGTTTAGATAGGAGCAAAAATAACTGGAACCAGGTTGACGATTTCAACTGGCTAGCCCAAAATGTGCCCTCCCCAAATTGGAGTATTCTTCCTGAGGAGGATCGAGACATCCAGTGGGACTGA